Genomic window (Oryza sativa Japonica Group chromosome 3, ASM3414082v1):
cGGTAGAGAcacagagagagaaggagagggcaCGGATGTGAGGGAAAGTGAGGACTCGCACATTATTTATAGCGGGTCACTGATGGGGGATGGACGAAATGGACCTGGACCATTTCGATGGTGGGTTGGATTGGGTTCCTACTACCTCCCTAAAATTTCTAGTCATTCCTGATCACTTTCCTTAGGCATTTGATGCATTGCTCAAATGGTCGGAAAATCATTTTATCTGGTGTAGATTGCCGACCAAATCGATTGGTTGATACATATGGCAGTAAAAGAGACACATCGTGTGTTAATACCAGCTGAAGCCTAAAATTGTGCTGTGCTCATTTGGTTATTTACGAAAATGCTACACACATGACTGGATCGTCCGACTACGGAGTACGCAGCAACATTAACGTGCGGAACGTCGATCTTCGTGGGCTGTAGGCGTGCAGAACCTACAAACTTGTTGGCCCTTCCCTTCgaaatgctaagtctaatttCAATCGACAGACTAAACAAGACATtagcatgtttatttttatgcaATGATTGGACAGTACAGTACACTTCATGCTTTATGGTTTTTGATGTCACTGTACTTTTTTTGTGTGTATATGCACAAAAACAGAATATTAAGACAGCAAGCATTGGATTTAGCTTGACGAAATTCAGGCAGAAGCTGTGCGTAGCGACGTGCTCAGCCGTTCCAGTCGTACACACTGGTCGGACGGAGGAGTCGTACGTATAGCAAGGTTGGGTTATTTATTAGTTACTATAATTTATAGAGTAGTTATGGATTTAACATTATGGTCGGTAAATTGGCTCACTTACACAGGCAACGCTGGTCCAACTTAGATATCGGAAGACTCAATCCGCCCTACCCCTCTACCCTTAACAGAGCCCCCATTTTTTTCTGGCATGGATGAGAGCTTGGGGTTCTGAAGTTCGATGCATTTGTCCCCtacttttataaaatttaatgtAATGGTTATTTAGAGatagatttattttaaaataaactagcatggtggcccccgcagattgcgcggctagcatcattatattttctctcatataatagcatatatgtttcctcattatattattcaaatatattaaaatgacatcataattttaaattttgtaataactttacgaaactacaaatgtgtaatatttatattgtattttatatacgtgttagttattaattatttttaatatcaaattttagttatttgtaaattatatatatctctatatggactctagactcgtcttttaatatttatttagttaattccgaattttttttgtaaattgtatttctatatagactctaggctcttttccaatattatttatttttatttctgaatttttattatttctaattgtatttctatatagactctaggctcttcttccaatattatttatttttatttctgaatttttattatttctaattgtatttttatgtggactctaaactcatctctcaatattctttaatttttaatttcgaatttcagttacttctaaattatattcctatattgactttaaactcttcttttcatgtttttcttaatttttaattttagttatttgtaaattgtatttttatacggactcaaaACTCtacatttaattttattatgtttattctgaattttagttagttttaaattcctatatggactctatactctacttccaatattccttattttataattccgaatttctttctttttcttaattgtatttctatatggactctatagtctacttctaatattccttatttttaattccgaatttcaattattttctaattatatttctatatcgactctatactctacttctaatattccttatttttaattccgaatttcagttatttcctaattgtatttctatatggactatagtctcctcttctaatattctttattttttaattccgaatttcaactatttcctaattgtatttctatatagattctagtctcctcttctaatatttctttttttaattccgaatttcagctatttctaaattgtatttctatatggactctgctttttctttttcttcaattaatatgagaatttctagatcATGAGAACGAACGtggagacttttttttttatttctttaataatataatagatagataagaCATGGTAAATATGgttttattttaggacggggCCGCGATATAGGGGGAAAAGCGCAATTGCCACGATTTTATGACAGTACCGTCATCTAGCGCACTTGGTGGGCACCTGTGTAAAAAGAGGTCAAAACTCGCAATTTGGCGGACCCGAGTCCATGTGAGTTTAATCAATGCAAGGACGTACGGCGTCCGATCCTTTCTAGAggcccgatcgatctcggccgagaCGGTAGTGCCATTACACACAAGCATGCACGTAATCATATGGCGCATGATGCAATCCCGGCCGGGCCAATACATGGCCTATCTCGCCGCTAACTTTCGCCTCGCTACCCCGCGCGCGATACAGCCGTACTGTTTGGCGTGAAGCGCCGGTGTGTTCAACCTAGGccgtgtgtttagttcagtgctaaatttttttttaacgtaCACGGACCGTATGTTTAGTTCagtgctaaattttttttaacgtatacggacacacatttaaaatattaaatatagaataataacaaaacaaattacagatttaaattgtaaactgtgagataaatcttttaagcctaattaacccgtcattaacaaatgtggctcaaaagatttgtctcgcaatttacatacaaattatacaattgttttttttcttccatatttaatactctatacatgtgtccaaatatttagtGTGatagaaaaagttagaagtttgaagaaaaaaaagttgaaacacACAGCCCTATTGCAAAATGCAAACATGGAAAAAGGGCCATTCGAAATCATTGCTCCTGCAGcctggtgtttttttttcttctccctcGGGGTGTTCCGGATGAGCTAGTAGTCCCGTGGGAGCGAAGATGATTTGTGAGGTGAAGCGTTTGATATGCTTCTGGTTTGGTTTCGCGGTGTTCTTGACTGATGGCTTTGCAGTCCAATCTGGGCTGAGTCAGATGGGCCTGGAGGCGGGCCCCCGCGTGTTCCCTCGTGTACACAGGGGCCAAGCCAgcaggggatttattgcgcatgTCGCTTGGTGGCGTAGCCCCACAACCACCGCCGTCTCTTCATCTCGTTCCAGTCCAATCGACATGTCGAGAgagaaaaacttttttttagagagagaaaCCCTTTCGGTCCTGTACTGCCAAACTTCTTACCCATCCCCGGATTCACCGTCCGATGATATTTACGCGTGACCGCTGTTTGTACACGTTCTTGGCTTCTTGCACGGACTCCCGGTTGATTCgatcgtttaatagtttgggtaGTTTTGATGATGGGTTGTTTGACTTCCCGTGTGGACGGACTTGCGGCCCCTCGTGCAACCGCCCCGCCCGTgcgccgtgcgcgcgcgcgcgtcgctcGGTTAATTTTTCTTGTGCGATTCCGCACGCGCCTACCCGGGGTTCTCACGCGGTCGcgccccgggggggggggggggggggggggggggggaggggggcacgGCGGCATGGACGCGCGGCGGGAGGGCGGGAGGCGCGTGGGATTGGGCCGAGGACGCGGACGCACCGCGGGTGGGCTCGCGGGGACTCGCGATCAGCATAGAGGCGGAAGCCTTATCCTCGTCGGCTTCTGCCGATCAGCCCGGCGGCTGGTGCGGTGCATGGGTGTACGCGAGGGATTCGGGATTCCTCGTTGTGGCGGGACGGGATGGCCAAGCCCTGCCGCATCACGGCGCAGCCATACCGCTCGCCCCGTCCTGAGTCCTGACCATGCTGCGTAGGCCTAGCTGCGCACCTGCGCCTGCGTAGTCCTTGACTCCTCGTCGTCGTAGGTTTGCACGTCGGTAACGTCACCCTAGCCTAGCTTATCCGATCATGCTCTTCGAGAACAGCGGCTATGGATCGGATGGATTGGATGGCGTCGTATGAATAGTCGAACTCGAATCGGTGGGGGTCAACAAAAGCACCCTGACAAGTATGACCCGTCCGGCTGACGGGCCGGGCCCATCAAGAGCCACATGAATTATTTCTGTGCTTACAGCCCTGTCTAATGGCAtatttagttcgcgaaatgaaaatttttggatgtcacatcggatgcttgaccggatgtcggaaggggtttttagacacgaatgaaaaaactaatttcataactcgcttggaaactgcaagacgaattttttaagtctaaatAGTCCGCCATTAGTACgtgtgggttactgtaacacttatagctaatcatagactaattaggctcaaaagattcatctcacgaTTTCTtcctgtgcaattagtttttcttttaatctacatttaatgctccatgcatgtatccaaagattcgatgtgatgtttttggaaaaaacttTTTGGGAACTGAACGGGGCCTtagttcacaattttttttcccaaaaacatcacatcgaatctttgaacacatacataaagcattaaatatagataaaaaacaaaaactaattacacagttaaagagaaaatcgcgagacgaatcttttgagcctaattaattcttgattagccataagtgctacagtaaaccacgtgtgctaatgacggattaattaggctcaaaagattcgtctcgcagtttccaggcgagttatgaaattagttttcttATTTATATCCGAAAATCCCTTCCAACATCCagtcaaatatccgatgtgacacttaAAGATTTTCTTTTCCTCGAATAAACAGGCCCACCCGTCGCTTTCATCTCTCTTAAGTCTTAACTGAAGCTCTAACGTATACGCGACCGCACGGCAAGATTACGAAGTCCATCTCTACATGAAAAGCAAATATACGCTGTGAGCCTGTGATTACTACTCTAACCGAGTAATCAACTTGCCGGAAGCCACCTTATTTCACAATCTCTAACCGACTAATTGTGCCTATAGGGGCCGACAGGTTGTCACTAACCACGAGCTGTTGATTACTAGGTTACAGATCGAGGAAGCAATAATTATTACTCTATCTgtatctaaatatttaacatcattgatttttttaaacatgtttaatcgttcgttttattaaaaaaattaagtaattattaattctttttctatcatttggttattgttaaatatacttttatatatacatataattttacatatttcacaatttttttaaaataaaacgaatagtcaaatatatttaaaaaattaatggtGTTAAATAttaagggatggagggagtataccgCAGTCAAATGTGTGGATGAGAAAGAGGAGATGATGAGTCCAAAATACCTGACGTCGCTGTTACTCATAAAACAGCAGACAGCAGCTGCAAACTGCGCTGTCATTGACACGATCAAACTCGAGCGAGAGGCAACTCGATCATTATCCTCCCATAGTTACAAGACAATGGCACACAGGAGAGGGTGTCATATTCGGTACAAACGGAGGGCACGGGCTGGCACGTGGGAATGATAGGGCGTGAGGCCGACTCACTCGTGCTTGGTCCTGATCACTTTGGTCAGCTGACCTTAGCTCCGAGAGAGGGACTTCACGGTCGAACGCACCAGAGATATGTAACTTGCTTGATCTACCATGTCTATGCACGGGCGTACCGTTCTTCTGTGCCTGACGCCGACTAATGCTATCTCCGGTCACCACAGATCCTGATTTTTCTTATCCTTTACAGAGGTTCATGCCCTTTCACAAACGAGTAGATGGATCATTCAAGCAATGCATTCAGTTTGGACGGGAAGAGCAGGTTGAAAGAAGTACTATGTTATGGGgctaaggaaaaagtacgaattacgcCCCCGAACTATCGTGGTCGTCTGAATTACCTCCCCTGAACCATAAAATCgaacattcttcacccccaactatgtaaaccggatgaattacccccctcggtTCAATCcatggtggttttggtctacgtggcgtacgagtgacagtccagtcagcattgtatttataaaaaaaaaattgtgggacccacatgtcatactcttcctctctctctcttctctctctcaatctatgccttccttttcctctctctcgggtgggtcggcggcggcgggtgaggaGCTGAAGCCGGCGACAGGCGGGgacggaggcggcagcgggcggcgggtgggcgcgaggctggcgacgggagggggcggaggaggcggcgggcggtggtcgAGGAGCCGAGGCCGGCAACTGGCGGGGACAGAGAAGGCCGGCGCGCAGCGCGCACAGCGAGGACGGGCGGTGGGCACGTGCAGTCGGCGaggacggcgcagacggcggcgcggacggcggcgcggaggcggaggcggcggaggagcgtggcggcggtgaggtAAGGACGGCAGCGCGCGGGGGCGGAGCCAGTTGCGGGTGGCGGAGGGGgctcgaggacgacggcggacggcgacggaggtGGAGGCCAACCGGGCGAGCGGGGATGCGCGGTGGGCGGCCGGCGATGGAGGCAAGGCCGACCGGGCGAGCGGGGATGCGCGGTGGGCgacgggctcctcctcctctcgtaGGCGCGCGGGGGCCGCGGCTCCtcgcgtcgccatcgcctctcctcctccgccgccgcgggtggGCTCGCGGCGCGCTCTCCAAGCCCCTTGCACGCGCGCACGCATGAGGGCGGCAAGAAGGAGGTCGCTCGAGCCACgcccgccgcggcctcggctcctcgccgcccgccggctcTCGAGCGACCTCGgctcctcgaccgccgcctgctgccgcctccgcccttgcccgtcgccagcctcgcgcCCACCCGCTGCCCACTGCcttctccgccaccgcccgtcGCTGGCCTCGGCtcctcgaccgccgcccgccgcctcctccgcccccgcccgTCGCCAGCCTCACGCCCACCCGCCGTCTGCTGCCGACGCCTCCAcccccgctcgtcgccggcctcagctcctcgcccgccgcccgtggtcgcccgccgccgctgacccactggtgagagagagatagagaggaaaAGTGAGGCAtacaaagagagaagagagggaggaagagtatgacacgtgggtcccacaattgtttttataaatacaatgctgactggactgccacgcgtacaccacgtagaccaaaaccaccatgGATTTAActgagggggtaattcgtccgatTTGCATAGTTGTGGGTGAAGAATGTCAGgatttgtggttcaggggggtaatttggacgaccacgatagtttggaggtgtaattcgtactttttcctggGGCTAATTAAAATTGTTATCTGTAGTCATACGATGTCTTTACTTAATGTGACCTTAATGTTATAAAGGACAAACTGTGATTCGTCTTCCTTATCTAAAAATTGAAGTAAAGGATTAGTTCATCGATCGATCTAAACCTGGTCTTGGGTAGAATCTTTCCAGCAAGTTGAATAGCCAACACCTGTTGTAACACCATCACCAAGTACAATTCCCATGTGGTTTGCAAGTATTCGTGATAATTTGGCATCTGTGGAAAAACTGTTCTACTTACTACTCCATTCGAATGAGTCCAAAAAAATGTGATGgaatgcatcatgcatgtgccAATGATCACAAGTTGGCACTCCGAATTAATACTGGGGAAAtagtatattattattattttacagGGACATAACCTTATATAGCACAACTTTGTTCTGAAGTTTAATGTTGGAATAGCTTGCACCGATTGTGGTTCATTCGACCTGAAGCAGTGCATAGAAACTTGCAGCAACTAGGTGTGTTCGGGGGGAGGGGTTGTCCTCGGCACGTAAAACGAAGCATGCATTATtacacgattaattaagtattaactaattttttttgaaaaaaataatatgattttgtaaaacaactttcttatatatttttttttaaaaaaacacaccgtttaacagtttgaaaagcgtgcgtgcggtaaacgagagaggtgagttgggaaaactGAGATGGAACACTTCCCCGCAAAATCCCATTCCTTTACACAATTGTGCATacggagtattaattattatgatACTTTCCCTACCATTATGaggattaagggtgtgtttgaggggGAGAGGATTaggaagattgggaagatacgcaaaacgaggtgagtcattagctcatgattgattgagtattaactattttaaacttcaaaaatggattaatatgattttttaaagcaacttttctatagaaaattttttgcaaaaaacgcaccgtttaatagtttgaaaagcgtgcgcgcggaaaacgagtgacaatctcccctatctccaatgaacgaacgcagcctaagagcaagtttaatagtatagcccaatacaagctccaaatcatctatagccaatataatagccaattcatacaatagttgcttactatactattgatacctggtctcacctgtcatacacacattacgtcttggagtccgtgctgcaactgactacagatctgtagcccgctgctcttttttttcttcctttatctttttaaaatatgtttatagttggcttatagcctgctattgtacctgctattgtacctgctctaacagGCAGCAGCCAGTGCTTTAGTCATGCTTCGCCGTTCAAGGAAAAGCTTACTGAGATTTCTACCTGTCACAACAAAGTTTTCCATTGTGATCCTACTTTCCTTTCCTACCGGTTGGTACTTCATACGATGCTCGGCCCAATGACCTCTGAAATTCGATGACAGACGGCAAGATCGCACCCATCCGCCAACGGGCAAATGGCCGGCTGTAATGATGCATGGATGGGTAGCGtgaaaaaagtctattttgcctccctcaactATAGGACCAGTCTTTTATCCCTCAAACTCAAAACTAGGTACAAACACTCTCGCATCTTTCAAAACCAGCTCAAATACACTCCCGTGGTTGTTTTCTCAGTGGTTTGATTCTGTGATCGTGTTCTTGATAGGGATTTCAtgggctgttttttttttaaattcctGGAATCTCAAATATGTCAGTTTCTAAACCAACATATTTGAAACCACCTCAAAAGTATCGTATGCTAATTGTTGGTTGGAAAATTCGACTGTATCCTAACCGGCACCAATTGTTGTTTATGTAGTAGTGTATTCATGATCGGAGcaaataacctttttttttaaccacATGTACATGTACATATGTGTGAACGCCATCGACCTATCCTATAtgcttatatagttcatccccactaagcGTAGGTAATGctatttctttcttctctcgttAAGCCACGtcacctcaattatttttagtcttTGGATGATAGATCTATGGTTTACATTGTCTCATCTTTTTTCTCTCATAACACCATGCaatcttaattatttttaggttaaaaattcataagtatcaatttgttttagtttCAATAATTATATTACATCTTATTTATACACATTATCTAACTTAATTTCCCGCAACAATACGACGAGTATTCATCTAGTTTATGGACATCAACATCAGCTGCGAACACAACCGCATTGCAAGGCCACCTGGCCGTGATTTATATATCTTACATCAGCTTAATTGCGTGATTGATTCCGACTACAAGCTTATATGATCTTATATGAATTCTTGTTGTAACAGTCCAGTATCATACATAGTTCGCGCTTGTAAAATACTAGTCCGTAATATAGTCATCTGAGATTGAGCCCATCGTGGGTGTCAAAATGTAAGAGTCAAACTATTCTTATTGACCATATACGGCCGAACTTTCGAGCTAAAAGTACTTgtagaatttaaaaaaaaaacaatggcaAACCCCTTACAAGAATAAACAACACCTTTGGAAGAATGGAAAACAAGACCTCAATCCTGCAGGTATGTACGTACGGCATTATCCATTGACAAATTATGTgtagcaaaccaaacggaaTAAACGAATCACAGCCTTGGTCAAATAATGTCAACGATTGATCGATCTCTAGCACATGGGAagatcggacggcggaggcATCAGCTTCTGCTCAGGCAACGGGCCGTCGTTGACCACCCATGCCATCTTCAACCCCCAGGTTGTGTGAACCTCCAGGTGGCAATGCATGAACCAGACACCTGCCACGTCATTCGCATCGTATAAGAGAAATAGTTTTTCGATCACAAAATCGTCGAACGACATGTACGATCTGCCGCGTAATTCTTACCAGGGTTATCCGCGAAGAACCTGATGGCGACCCAGCCGCCGGCCGGCACGCCGACGGTGTTCCTCTGCACCGGGTCGACCAGGTTGAACTCCGCCGGGTGCTTGGACGGGTCGTAGTTGCCGGTGCCCTGCCCGACGACGAAGAAGTCGAAGCCGTGGAGGTGCAGCGGGTGGCTCTCGGCGCCCAGGATGCTGGTGTCCTGCAGCACCACCTCCACGCTCGCGTTGTACGGCAGCACCACCACCCTGGTCCCGTTCGACACGTTGGTGTTGTTGGGCGGCGTGCCCGTGTAGTTGAACGGCTCCAGCGGCGAGGCGGGGAAGTCGGCGGTGTACACGCCGGCGGACTGGCCGGTGTAGTGCGCCTGCAGGAGCGCGGTGGTGGGCATGTCGAAGGAGACGTTGTTGATGGACGCCGTGAACTTGGTGGTGTTGGTGGGGCCCTGGCACGTCTGGTTGTTGCTGCCCGGGCACGGGGTGGTGCCGAGCCCCACGGCGAAGAAGAAGGGCTTGTCGACGCGGCGCGGCACGTTGGACGGGTAGTCCGGGCAGGCCAGGCTGCGGAGCTTGGCGGCgaagccggcggcgaaggccgtGTCGTTGAGCGCCGGCAGCGACGGGCGGAGGAGCGGGAGGCTCTTGATGTGCCCCGGTGGCGCGTACTCCAGGACGGCGGCAACGGTGGTGTTGTCGTAGGTGCCGGGGCGGCCCGTGGCGTAGGGGCGCGCCATCATGAGGTGCgtggcgccggcggcctcgGCCGTCGGCTTGGCGCGGAGCAGCACGTTGGTGGTCTGCCCCGGCGTGATGAGGACCACGTCCGTGTCGAACGGCTTGACGTAGGAGGCGTCCACGTCGACGACGGTGAGCGTGTGGTTGGCCACCGAGAAGAAGAGCTCGTCGTTGAGCGCAGCGTTGATCAGCCGGAGCAGGTACATCTTTCCGGGCTGCACCTTGAGCCTAAACGTGTCTGCCCCTCACAAACACGAACAAACACTTCAAAAGcccatcaaaaaataaaatcaaaaccaAGATGGGCTTTCCTATTCTCACCTTTGCTTGAGCAGTTGTACAATGGGCCGGGAAGCCCGTTGATGGTGTAGGCGTCGGAGACGTTGGGCCCACCGCCGGTCTGAAGCGCCTGCGCGACGATCGCCTCAGGGTCCGCGTTAAACCACTCTCCTGCACCACCGTAGTATAGTATATAGACTCAAACACGATATTAATCGCAAAAAAATACGTGTTTTTCGTTGCAAAACGGAGCATATGTTAGTTAGGACTTAGGAGCAAAGCGTACCGAAGATGATGGGCACGTCCTTGTGCGGCTCGGTGAAGGGCAACGGGAGGCCGGCCTTGGGGAGGATGATGATGGGGCCGTACAGCGTGGATCGCAGCCAGGAGACGTGCGCGTGCCAGAACAGGGTGCCCCTCTGCCCGTTGATGGTGAAGTTGTACACGTAGCTCTGCCCCGTCTGGATCGGGCACTGCGTCACGTACGCCGGCCCGTCCGACCACCCCGTCCGCATCTGCCTCACCCCGTGCCTGCAAACACCGTACAACAATGGCAAACAAAAAGTAATAAGAACTGAGATTTCTCTACGatgattatatatgttttctctATGTAACTAAGTGATTTAA
Coding sequences:
- the LOC136355553 gene encoding uncharacterized protein; translation: MVVLVYVVYAWQSMGQRRRATTGGGRGAEAGDERGWRRRQQTAGGREAGDGRGRRRRRAAVEEPRPATGGGGEGSGQRVGARLATGKGGGGSRRRSRSRGRSRAGGRRGAEAAAGVARATSFLPPSCVRACKGLGERAASPPAAAEEERRWRREEPRPPRAYERRRSPSPTAHPRSPGRPCLHRRPPTAHPRSPGWPPPPSPSAVVLEPPPPPATGSAPARCRPYLTAATLLRRLRLRAAVRAAVCAVLADCTCPPPVLAVRAARRPSLSPPVAGLGSSTTARRLLRPLPSPASRPPAARCRLRPRLSPASAPHPPPPTHPRERKRKA
- the LOC4332400 gene encoding laccase-10 precursor: MGARCLALLLLYGTLLLLLLLPQLPLAGAATRYYTFNVKLQNVTRLCNTRAIPTVNGKFPGPKIVTREGDRVVVKVVNNIKDNITIHWHGVRQMRTGWSDGPAYVTQCPIQTGQSYVYNFTINGQRGTLFWHAHVSWLRSTLYGPIIILPKAGLPLPFTEPHKDVPIIFGEWFNADPEAIVAQALQTGGGPNVSDAYTINGLPGPLYNCSSKDTFRLKVQPGKMYLLRLINAALNDELFFSVANHTLTVVDVDASYVKPFDTDVVLITPGQTTNVLLRAKPTAEAAGATHLMMARPYATGRPGTYDNTTVAAVLEYAPPGHIKSLPLLRPSLPALNDTAFAAGFAAKLRSLACPDYPSNVPRRVDKPFFFAVGLGTTPCPGSNNQTCQGPTNTTKFTASINNVSFDMPTTALLQAHYTGQSAGVYTADFPASPLEPFNYTGTPPNNTNVSNGTRVVVLPYNASVEVVLQDTSILGAESHPLHLHGFDFFVVGQGTGNYDPSKHPAEFNLVDPVQRNTVGVPAGGWVAIRFFADNPGVWFMHCHLEVHTTWGLKMAWVVNDGPLPEQKLMPPPSDLPMC